Below is a window of Staphylococcus succinus DNA.
AAAACTCCCTATGCTAGAATTAATTCGGGAATGTTAATATTAAGAAGCAATAATAAAGATATGGCTTCTTTTGTAAGTCAGTTTTTAATGTCAACAAAAGGTAAAAGACAAATTGATCGTATTAGTTTTGGTTCAGCTCAACCTCAATTAACAAAAAAAGATATTAAGTTATACAGAATAGATTTTCCTCAAATTAAAGAACAACAAAAAATCGGTGATTTTTTCAGCAAACTCGATCAACAAATCGAATTAGAAGAACAGAAATTAGAGAAGTTAGAAGAACAGAAAAAGGGATATATGCAAAAGATTTTCTCTAAAGAACTTCGATTTAAAGATGAAAATGGAAATAATTATCCAGAGTGGGAAGAAAAAAATTTAAAAGAACTGATAGATGTAAGAGATGGTACCCATGAAAGTCCAAAACCTAGTAAAGATGGGTATTTATTAGTTACTTCAAAGAATCTAAAAAATAGTAAACTAGATCTTTCTGAGTCATATTTTATATCTAAAGAAGATTATGAGAGTATTAACCAGAGGTCTAAAGTAGAAATTGGAGATATTTTATTTGGCATGATTGGTACAATCGGAAATCCTATATTATTGGAAGAATGTGATTTTGCTATAAAGAATGTGGCATTATTAAAAACTAACGATTTACTAGAAAAATACTACATACTAAATTTTTTAAAGTCTAGTAATATTTCAAAGCAATTTTACAGAATGAATGCAGGAGGCACACAAAAATTTATAGCTTTAAGTACTATAAGAGATTTGAATATTGACATGCCTTCTTCTGAAGAAGCTATCAAAATTGGTAATTTCTTTAATAAAGTTGATAATTTAATTGAAAATCAATCAAATAAACTTGAGTTATTGAAAAAACGTAAACAAGGCTTTTTACAAAAAATGTTCATATAGGTTCTTATAACGGCCTATTATGTAAATTAAATTAGTAAAGGGGAAAAATAATGATAGACAAAGAATTAAAAATCATTTTATTAGATATTTTATTAAAAAGAGATACATTTAAGCATTTAGAAGATAGTGTTTTCAGCAAAGAAGAACTATCACAAATATTAAAATTACTTGTTAACGGAAATAAAATTTATGAAATTCAAGATATATATGCTAGTGATAATACGTATTTAATACCAAATAAATATTATCTAGCTTCGGAGACTATAGAATTTTTAAACCAATCAGAGTCTTTATACACATATAATGACCAAAAATATTATAAAGTTCATATAAATGAATCACAGAGCATTGTATCTATACCGGTTACTGAAGAATATTTTGATAGAGAAAATGCAATACTAATACCTTTTGAAGTTGTAGAATCTTAATCAAAAATTCTTATAGATATTATGAATTTAAAACGATTATTATTAAGACACAATTTAAATTTAAAATGTTTATGCCACACATCTTTTAAAAATTTGTGTGGATTTTAATATGTCATTGTTTCTCATATGGAAATTTTATTTCTGTAAGTTGTCATATGAGAAATATACCTTACTCAAGTTTTCTAGTATCATTTAAAACAAGAGGTGTTATTAATGATTCAAATAGCTAAGACAATTAAAAAAGAGCGATTAAGACGTGGAATGACGCAAGAAGCATTAGCTGAATATCTTAATACAACGAAAACAACTATTTCCAAATGGGAAAACGCATCACTTTATCCTGATATTACAATGCTACCTAAATTAGCAAAAGTTTTTAATATTTCAGTTGATGATTTGCTCAATTATAGTATTACTATGACGGATGAAGAAATAAAAAAGATATCGATATCACTGTCTAAAACGATTAATCACACAAGTTATCCTGAATATTTAGCTACTCTGAGAGAATACTATATTACGCATTGTAATGAATTTAAATTTCTAAATTCGTTATTAGGTATTTTATTAAACAACATTTTATATTGCGAAAATGAATTGCAACTAAAGGAAACAGCCTCACTAACACACGAAATTATTAAGACTACAGAAGATAATTCAGAATCAATTCATTTGAAAAAACATGCACAAGGATACAAAACATTGCTATATATGTTTGAAGGTGATTACTCTTCTGTCATAGAAAACACTCCAGATTTTGATTTAAAAATTGGTGAAAGTGCGACATTAACATTAGCTTATTTACAACAAGATAATATTTCAAAAGCTAAAAATGTGATCCAAACGGATATGTACCAATCTTTAATGATTTTCATGCATGATTTTGCTTTGATGCTTTCACGTGACTTACACTCTGTTTCGATAGAATCATTAGAATCGAAGCTTTACCATTTAAATCAAGCTTTTAACGTGGATTACTTATACCCACATCTAAGTATTAATTGTTATTATCAGTTCGCCTTATATTACACTGAGAAGACTGATAGTCGTGCTATTGATTATTTAAAAAAATACTGCAAATGCTTTGATTATTTAGTCAGAGATTTTGTATATCAAAAAGATGATTTCTTTAATGAGATTGATGAATGGTTAGATACATTAGCCTTAGGTGAAAGGTTACCAGCTAATTACGAAAACACCATAAATACTGTATATTCACTAGTTACGGAAAACGAACACTTTAATACCTTAGAAAATTTTGAATATATAAAGAAAGATTTACTTAGTATTTATAACAAAAAGGGTGAATCTAATTGATACATAAGAAAAAGGTAATGATATTACTATTAATATCATTACTTACTTTATCCGGTTGTGATTATTCAAAATCAGAAAATAAAGATAGTTTTTTCTATAATATATTTGCAGTTCCGATGGATAACCTTTTACATTGGTTAGGTTCAACGTTTGATAATAACTATGGTTTAGCAATTATTGCAATCGTATTAATCGTTAGACTTATCATGTTACCGTTCATGTTATCTCAATCTAAAAATGGACACTTGATGCGTAAAAAGATGGGCATCGTTAAGCCAGAAATGACTAAAATACAAGATGAAATTAAAAATGCAAATACTCAAGAAGAGAAAATGGCTGCGAACCAAGAAATGATGGAGAAATATAAAGCATACGGTATGAATCCTATGAAGACGATGTTAGGATGTTTGCCACTTCTTGTACAAATGCCGGTCTTATACGGGCTATACGTTTCACTGAAATGGCCTTCTAGTGGGGGAATAACAGACCATGCCCATTTTCTTTGGTTTAATTTAACGCAACCTGATATTTGGGTTACTCTAATCGCTGGTATTTTATACATCATCCAACCATTAATAAATATTGAAAACATGCCAAAAGAGCAGCGTTCTATCGGTTATATGATGGCAATTATTTCTCCAATATTTATCATGTATATATCAATCACATCAGCTTCCGCCTTGGGATTGTATTGGACAATTAATGTTGCATTTTTAATCGTTCAAATGTTCTTTTCGAATAAATATTATTCTAAATTAGCGAGAGAAGAAGCTAATCAGTTAGAGAAAAAAATTCAAAGTAATCATAGCCAAAAGAATGAAAGTAAGCGAACTTTGTCTGAAAATACGTAGTTTGTTAAATGTTTGATTTTCAAACATTTAAGACACGTCTTTTAAAAAGGCGTGTCTTTCGTATATATAGCTTCTTATAACCATTGATTGTTTTATATGAAGGTGTTTGATTTTGAGAGAGCCACATCATTCTAATACTATTACTTAATAAGAATATCTTTAATAATATTCTGTTTTTCATCATCTAATTGATCAATTTTATTCAAAAAAGCTTCTTTAAACTTTTCATTAAAACAAACATCGTTCACTCTTAATTCTTTTGTATATTCAACTTTTTTACAACTACTAGTAGTTGTAATATGATTTACTAATCTCTCATAGATAAATTTAAAAAATTTAATATCTTCAAGTTCTAACACTCTATATAGTTCATTTTCTATATCTGTATAATTTTTTAATTCTTTATAATATACAGTATAAAATTGATAAACTAATATAGGTTTACTCATGCTAATTAAATTTTCCCAAGAAATATCTTGAATGATTTTCTTTACTAAATTTATTTGTTCTTGTTTTTCTTTATCAGAATTATTAGGAATAAAAACAGCAAGTAGTTGTAACTTTTGAGATATATCTATTTTATTATTGCGCAATACAACTTCTTTATATTGACAATTGGCAACAAAACCGTGAATTAAACTCAATTCATTTTTCACTTTATATATTAGACTATCAATATAGCTTATCGAGAAAATTAAATTCTTATCTCCATATTTACCGTGAAATTTGTAATATATTAATTTATTGAGTAATGATAAATATTCTTGTTCATCTGAATTTTTATTCCTTATTCTATTAATTATTAAGATATAAAGTCTTTCGAAATCTTTTTCGGTTAACTTAGCTAAAATAGCAGAAGAATCATTTAGATTAGCTTGAAGATAATTATTTAATGTTTCTATACTGACAGATGAAGTTTCAAAATGTCCGAGTTGATATTGTGTATAATTTAACCTTTCACTAATACTTGGATAATAAAACCCTGTACCATTATTATTATGAAAAACATTGTATATAAAATTAATAATAGCTTTTGGTAATTCTACATTATTTTCCATTAAAATATTTTCTATATTACCTCTTATCTTTCCATGGTCGTAAGACCCTTCCAGTCTCATATCGTCTCCATATATTACATCTAAATTATTGTTAATAATTTCATATACTTGATTATAAAATTGATAAATGTAGTTTATCGCTAAAGCTTGGCTTGGATTGATTTTTTTCTCTCTTATTTCGACATATTCAAATTCAAAACTGTTTAATAATTGCTTTGCTTCTCTAAACGTTCTATGATCTGCTACAAATTGTTCCCTTATATCACTAAAAAGAAAATCATCAGAACGGGTTTTATTTGAAGTATCTATTAATTCTTCTATTTCTTTTTCTACATAATAACCCCATATACTTATAGATTTTGTTTTTAAAGGCATATGCTCAACGTTATTTAGAATCTTTTGAGTGAAAACGTTGTCGGTACCTTCTATTAATTTGTTGTGTTCTCCCACTACAATAATTAAAGACTTTTTAAATAAATTAACTTCTGACAAATGATGAAACAAATCATCCTTTGCTTCATTATCTATTCTATCGAAATCGTCAAAAACCAGAATTACATCATGCTTTTTTAAATATTTAACTAATTTTTTCTTATACTTATTTTCTTCGGAATAGTTGTCCTTCGCAAAAGTAAGTGTTCCGCTCACTACAAATAAGATAAACCATGTTATCAATCCCATTATTATCATGTTATTATCCGGTAAGTGCTGCATGTCTTTAAACATAGATATTACGAATTGAACTAAAACTAGTAAAAATTGAACTGCCGATAAAATAATTACCCACAGCAAAGGATTGAATTTATGCCAAGCATACATATTCGGTTTTAATTTTGAATATAAATAAGTGTAAAATTTCGTTTGATTGTTTTTATCCCAATAATCAAGCCATACAAATTTTTTATCCTTATTTGTTTTTTCTTCTATTTGCCTTAAATAGCTTGTTTTACCGATCCCCCATTTACCACTTAAGAGTACTGATCCTTTGTAATTACTTTCAATATATTTGTTTATGAAGGTATCAGCGTCTTTACCTAAACCTAATCTATCTTCATTGCTATTTTCTATTTCAAAATCTTCTCTAATTGTTATCACCTCATATCTTTTACTTATTTAATATCCTTCACCTTACACTAAATTTGCATACTCACTCTAGATTATTCACATAAGTACATAGTGTTTCACCCTTAGTATCCCTTTCTTGAATAATTAAATCTAACTCAATTAGTTTATCTGGTGCTAGTATATAAAGTAAGAGACTATATATTCAAATCATTTTTTAAGGATTCATTGTAAGTGATACAAAATATATTATTATCATTATCAACAAAACCAATTTTGGAATCACTAATTTTATTTAACAATTTATACCTATCATCAATAAATATTCTCGTCGTGAATACGTCATCTTACTATAATACATTCTAGTAGAAATAGTAAGAAGTATTAATTGAAAGATAAATCATTTATTTATTCATTGATTTAAAGCTTATATAAGTTCTTAAAAGGCAAATATGAAACAAGTAAATATATTTTAATTTCACAAACAAAGTTCGCGTCGGATTGCTTAGTCGCAATCTATTTATATGTAAATTAACATGTGAAAACGAAACAATAATATTTTTTACCTCTAATTGAAACTATTTTCAATAGTTTAATAAATAGTGGCTTTGAAATTGAATGTGTTAAGGACCTTGGACAATCAAATGACGCTAAACAATTATTAGAAATATATAGTCATGAAAAGGAGATTGAGTGAATTTGAGTAATTTATTAACATTTGCACCAGCTATTTTATATGCCGTATTATTTGCTATACAGTATTTTTTATCTAAGACAGGAAATAAGATAATAGGTGGAATTGTACCCGTATTATTTATAATAGCATTAGTATTTTTATATACAACGGGTAAATTAGGATTAAATATTTGGGGAACTCTTATTTTTGGTATAATAGGTTTATTATTCTTATTAGGTCAGTGGAATAGTGCTCAAAAAGATAATAAAAAGAAAGAACAAAAAGAATTAGATAAAATGATTGGCAAAGATTTAAAGTGAATTTTAAGATAACTCTATCGCCCTTAACAAAAAGTGGTGGAGTTATGTTGTGTATTAATCATCAACAGGATCGTTATTAAGACGATATTAGATTTTCAAACGATTAAGAGACTCCTTATTGAAAAAGGAGTCTCTTTTAATCTATTTTCTAATAATCATCACTTATATAAATAAAAGAGGATAATTTTTAATTCACATTATTATGTGTGAAGAATAATATGTTTATTTAATGATGATGGTATTTAGTACTATGCCCAATAATACTAGAGCATGCTGCAGCCTTAGCTTTAATATTACAATAACTGTGACCATAACATTTAGTGCTTCTAAGTAGAGCTTTGTCACAGTCACTTCCAGCAAAATTCACCATAGCCTTTGGATTACTTTTGGCATAATGTACATTATCGCTTTGTGGACCATTAAACCTATTACAATGCACCCATTCTCCTTTTTTATATTTTTTTCCATAACCTGCTTCTTGAGTTACTGTGTGAGTCCCTTTATCCATATTATCTATAATTTGGTTTGCATTTATATCAAAAGTTGCGGTTTTTTCTCCATTATTACTAACAACAGTAGCTCTGTTTTCATTTTTACCATCACTTGATATGTTTAACTTATCATTTTTTATATTATCTACTTTAACAATACCATGGCTATTTATTTCATGCTTTTTTCCATTTATGTAAACATCGCCTTCTGATAAATTCACATCACGATAAGCACCTTTTTCTGTAATATTCCAGCCACTATTTTTATATTCTTGTACTACTTTTTCGGGCATTTTTTTTATAGGATATTCAATAAACTGCTTAGATTTTATATGTATTTCATTTTGCGTTTGTGCATTAGCCTTATTTTTAAGAGTATTTACTCCTACAGGTAAAAGTATTAAAAAAACTAATGCTAATTTCAATATTTTTTTCATTTAATTCATCCTTTTTTTATATTTTCTGGAGGTGTTAAAAATAAAAAGTACACAACTATAAATACTATTAAAAATAGTATTATGAAACCAATAGATTTAATAAACTTATTAGATTTTAAGAAACCAAATATTAATAAAGAAATTGATATAACCCCTAATAATAATAAGATTATTGACATAGAATCCCTCCTTTTATGATATTATTAGCAAACCAAACGATACCACAAACCAATATTAATTTAAACAATTATATAAAAAATCATAATTTTATATAATTGTTATTTAAAATTTCAGTGTAATATATTACGTAATGTAAAAATAAATATGCAAAGTTCTCTATTTTAATGTGCTTTTCAAACGTTCGTTTTTGACACAAACCCTCTTACAATAAAAGTTAGAGGGTTTTCTTACGTATTTTAGTTTCTATACTTGTGTTATAAACAAAGTATCATAAATGTCAAAAAATCATGTTTTAATACAGTTTTTTTACTGCTTAACACGATTAAGGCGTTTTTCTAAACAGGGCTAATGTAGAGTTACCAAAGGATTCTGTATCTTTTTCAAAAGTTTCTACTACTTCGGATCCAAAGCATGTAATTTCTTTTATTAGATCTGTCTTTGACTTTTCTAAATAAGGAATAATTTTTAATGGTATTTTTATTTTTTCTCCATTTACTCGGACTATTCTATCTATATAGTTTTCTTTATGAAAATCTTTTAATTGTTCTTTAACTTGTTCATAATCTTCTATTGTATGAAATCCTTTTCCCTATTCTGATTTACAATGATCAACTAAGAAGTAGCCGCCGGTTTTTAAAATTCTTGAAACATTTTGTAGATGACATAATCTATCTGAATTTTTATTAATCATGTGCAGGCAACCCATATTCATAGCTAAGTCGAAAGTTTCGTCTTCATATCTATTTAAATAAAGAACATTTCTAGTGCTAAATATAGACTTTTCTTCATTAAGGTTTTCAATTTTTTCTTTTGCTTTTTCAATCGCACTGCGAGAAATAAACATTGTTATAAATATCTTTACTTTCAATTAAATAATTTTTCATTCGTAGTGGTCCTTTCGTGATGGTCAATTTTCAACAAAAGCATTAAGACAATTAATAAAATAAATGATGGTAACCAAACAAAGTTTAAATTTAATATACTTAGATAAATACAGAGTGCAAGAACTGGGAGGCCTAAAGCATTTCCCAGGGAATAAATGCGTTTTACAGTATGACTCGTGTATGCTGTAACAATGGTTTTCCTGAAAATAATTCTAGCGCCGCCAAAAGTGAAACCGAACAATAACATTAATAGCAATTTAACTACAAAAGCGTCTTCAGCCAAATACCACAAGACAGTGGTAGAAATACTTACAATAAAGAATAAGTGCAACCAATTATTGGATAGCCATTTACTGAGTATCATCCCAATCAAAGCCATTCCTAGACCTAAAGCACAGTCCAATAGTGCGACTTCATGAACTTCTCCACGCTTAAAATTTGTAAAGGTAGGCAACATGAAGTTGATAGTCCCTAATATTGGCCACATAAGCATACTTATGAAGTAATGTGTGAATTTTACAGATTCTTTATTATGTACTTCATCACCTTTGGAAAGAAGCTTATTACCCTTATTTTGTTTCCTAATGACAAAGTAAAGAAGTAGATAGATTAAGGCATACATTAAAAATATCCAACGAAGCGCAATAAATTTAATGATTACTGAAGCAAATAAAGGACCTATCATTAATGCAACTTGATTTATTGTCATTGAAAGGGAACTATACTGGTTAATAAATAGTTCACTTTTCTTTTCGACTAATTGTGAAAACCAAAATTCTAAACTTGTTTCCAATAGAAAAAATACAATCCATAAAGCAAAATTTAGAATAATTAATTGCAGTGCATTTTGATAGCATATCGTTATGACAATGACTATATAAAATAGTATTAAGAAAGATAATTTTGTAAGGCTATCACCTGAATAATTTTTAAAGAATAACTTTATTAGAAATGGAGTGAATATTGCTGGAACAAATGAAAGAATTGTAGCAATTGCTAACTCACTGGTAGATTCAGGGTTTGCTAGTTCCCAATTTATAATGAGGATTAAACCACCACAGATAAATCGGTATAGTGCAGTAATGGTTAAATAGTTAGTCATTGTGAGCATCACTGCAATCAAAAATTTTATTTGCTAATTCATTGGCTTTGTGAATATGTTTGTATGTTTTGGTAGTTGGTAACTCAGGCCAGTTAAATTGAATAAGCCCCTCACGATTGCTCCAATTTTCAGGATCAGTTACGGTTTCCCCAACATTTTTAAATACATTTATTTTTTTGATTTCGGTATCTTTTGATACATCTGGATAATTAATCTGCATTATCTTACCTTTTTGTGCTTTCATAAATGCTATGGCAGATGCTTTTTTGGGCGTAAATGCATGTGTAGGCTTTACTTCATTATTTATATACATGGATATATGAAGTCTGTAGGGGTTAATGTCATAAGAAGATTCGACTAAATCCATAATAGCATCGCCACCAGGTCTAGCTGCAACTTCTATAACATAGAGGTTGTTGTCTTTTATTTTTATTTCAACATGAGCGACTCCACGCGTAATACCTAAAGATTTACACGCTTGTATTGCAAGATCTTTAATATTTTTATCTTTATACCTGAAACTGGGAACTAAATGTCCCATTTCTGTAAACCACGGTCGAGGTGATAAATATTTCTCTGTAACAGTAATAACTTCATAGAAATTGTGTCCGCACAATACTTCAACTGAAACTTCGTCATCACTATCAATAAATTCTTCGATTAGGAATTCATTTTTAGATACTTGAAAGTCATCTGCATAAATCTCCATCGTTTGTTTCGATTTAGTATAGGCGTCCATACATTCTTGTTTATTATTAGCTAAGTAAACACCGCCACTACCTCCAAAATCAACTGGCTTTATAATTACTGGAAAATTGAATTTATTCATTAGCTGTTTTAATTGTAAAGCATTATCAAAATACATAGACTTTGGTGTGGGAATATTAACTTTTTTAAATATTGATTTCATGATGCTTTTATTTCTACATGCATCGATAACTTGTTCCTCAAGGTAAGGCAAACCGTAGTCTTGATTTAGTCTGTTGGCTACTTTTAGCGTCCAATCATTTAAAGGAACGATAGCTTTTGGTTCGTAACCTTGAGATTTATGATAAGCTAGTTCATTTTTTAAATCTTCATAGCTTAAAGGATTGGCATTTATACAATAATCAAAATATGAATTATATTGATATTTCGCATTTTTAATAGCTGTCCAAATTTGAAAATCTCCGATTGCTTTACCTCCTGCATAAGACCGTTCTCTAAGAAATTGATCTGCACCTAACAACAATAGATATGCTTTCATATTAGCCTCCTCATTTTATGAAATGTTTATTATATAAAAATAATACCATATAAATTTAAGTTATAAAATATTAGAGAAATGAATTGTAGGATATCTATATAGATGCTTCTCAGAAGATGTTACCTTTAAAATATAGTGAATTAATTTCAGTAAGGATTACATATTAGAGAAATTTATATTCAAATATAATTAGCTATAATTCTTGTTGTGACAATGAAATTCCGTTTTTACATAATTTCAGTTAAAATAGAAATAATAAAAACATTAAATTAGTAATAGAGATAAATATTAATTTTTAAAAAAATAATAATTGGGATATGTTTTAATATGTGTTCCTATAAAAGGGAGAATATATGGCTGTTTTTTATGTGTTTCAAGGTTTAACGTATGATATAGAAAGAAAGGGTGGATATGTGTGGTCACCTCAATTAACTAAGAATGGGAAAAAGAATGCTGGATATAGTAACATGACAAAAATTAAAAAAGGTGATTTTATCCTCCATAATCAAAATGGTAAAGTAATTGCCATAAGCGTTGCTAAAGACGACTGTAAGGAAGCAAATCAACCTAGTGAGCTTATGGAAGATGAATCATCAAGTTTATGGAATAACGAAGGATATCTTGTTCAATTAATCTATTATCCTTTTGATGTAAATATCAGCACTGCTGATTTTAGACAGTGGCTTATAGACAATTATAAGAAAAATAGTGCTTTTGGGGTGGATGGTAAAGGAAAGCAGCAATACATGTGTAATTTAGCTGAAGAGCATGCGGTATTTATTCTAGAAAAAGCGATTGAAATTCAAGAGAATCCTGAAGTATTACTACATTTAAAAGGAGCATTGAGTGAAATTGTAGATGAAAAAAATCCAGAATATGATCAAGTGGAAAAAGATTTAATCAATATAGACTTAGAGAATAAAATAAATGAAGATCAAATCGATACAGAGACATCGAAATTTGAACCGCAAACAACAACGATTTCTAATTCAACTGGAAGAGAAATCCCTAAAAGAAATCCTAAAAAGGCAGTGGCAGCTCTAATATTAGCTGATTATAAGTGTGAATATAATCCAGAAGATAGAACGTTTACTAGAAAAAATGGTAAGGAATATACTGAGCCTCATCATCTAATTCCAATAAGTAAGTATCGAGAGTTCGATAGAAGCCTAGACGTTAAAGAAAATATTGTTTCCTTGTGTAGCCATTGCCATAACCTGATTCATTATGGGAGGTTAGAGGAGAAAAAAGAAATATTAGAAAAATTATTACTTGATAGACAAGATCAGTTAAGTAAATATGGCATTTTCATAGATTTAGAACAATTATATATTTATTATAAATAAACCAAATAATAATATCTAATGATGAATCGCAGCAAGGTTTGTAATTTTTAGCTGGATTAGGAACCCATATGAACTGAATTATAGAAGTTCAGCCATCTGATTCTAGTAATATAATCGATGAATTATAGACTATTAACGAGTTATGCTATTTTGTTATCAACATTATAAATATCATCATTTGTAGGTGGTGTAAGCATTCATCCCTGTCTTAAACCTATCAGTATTATAAACAGTCCTATTGTTAACCAATAATAATTTGATGAATGAATTAATATTAATTATCCTACTACCAATACGCCACTTTTTTATAAAAAAACCCCTCCGAATCAATTCATATTAATATGAAAAGTTCGGAGGGGTCTTTATTTTACTACCACTAATTGGCTTTAGTACCATTAGTGCAAATGCTCAAGGTGAAACGGCAAGCCTTATGACTTTATGTCATCCATTTGGGCTTCGAAGGCATCGAGCAATGCGAGAGCTTCGTCTGTCGTATTTGTATGCATCAATTGATGGCGGAGTTCACTAGCACCTCTCATGCCACGTACGTAAATTTTAAAGAATCTACGTAGAGGCTTGAATAGTCGAGGTTCATCTTTGGAATATTTTTTGAACAATGCTAGATGTAATCTCAATAGGCCTAATAGTTCTTTATTCGTATGTTCGCGTGGTTCTTTTTCAAAGGCATAGGGATTATGAAAAATACCTCTGCCAATCATTACACCATCA
It encodes the following:
- the yidC gene encoding membrane protein insertase YidC — translated: MHKKKVMILLLISLLTLSGCDYSKSENKDSFFYNIFAVPMDNLLHWLGSTFDNNYGLAIIAIVLIVRLIMLPFMLSQSKNGHLMRKKMGIVKPEMTKIQDEIKNANTQEEKMAANQEMMEKYKAYGMNPMKTMLGCLPLLVQMPVLYGLYVSLKWPSSGGITDHAHFLWFNLTQPDIWVTLIAGILYIIQPLINIENMPKEQRSIGYMMAIISPIFIMYISITSASALGLYWTINVAFLIVQMFFSNKYYSKLAREEANQLEKKIQSNHSQKNESKRTLSENT
- a CDS encoding helix-turn-helix domain-containing protein, with translation MIQIAKTIKKERLRRGMTQEALAEYLNTTKTTISKWENASLYPDITMLPKLAKVFNISVDDLLNYSITMTDEEIKKISISLSKTINHTSYPEYLATLREYYITHCNEFKFLNSLLGILLNNILYCENELQLKETASLTHEIIKTTEDNSESIHLKKHAQGYKTLLYMFEGDYSSVIENTPDFDLKIGESATLTLAYLQQDNISKAKNVIQTDMYQSLMIFMHDFALMLSRDLHSVSIESLESKLYHLNQAFNVDYLYPHLSINCYYQFALYYTEKTDSRAIDYLKKYCKCFDYLVRDFVYQKDDFFNEIDEWLDTLALGERLPANYENTINTVYSLVTENEHFNTLENFEYIKKDLLSIYNKKGESN
- a CDS encoding ATP-grasp domain-containing protein — its product is MKAYLLLLGADQFLRERSYAGGKAIGDFQIWTAIKNAKYQYNSYFDYCINANPLSYEDLKNELAYHKSQGYEPKAIVPLNDWTLKVANRLNQDYGLPYLEEQVIDACRNKSIMKSIFKKVNIPTPKSMYFDNALQLKQLMNKFNFPVIIKPVDFGGSGGVYLANNKQECMDAYTKSKQTMEIYADDFQVSKNEFLIEEFIDSDDEVSVEVLCGHNFYEVITVTEKYLSPRPWFTEMGHLVPSFRYKDKNIKDLAIQACKSLGITRGVAHVEIKIKDNNLYVIEVAARPGGDAIMDLVESSYDINPYRLHISMYINNEVKPTHAFTPKKASAIAFMKAQKGKIMQINYPDVSKDTEIKKINVFKNVGETVTDPENWSNREGLIQFNWPELPTTKTYKHIHKANELANKIFDCSDAHND
- a CDS encoding class I SAM-dependent methyltransferase gives rise to the protein MFISRSAIEKAKEKIENLNEEKSIFSTRNVLYLNRYEDETFDLAMNMGCLHMINKNSDRLCHLQNVSRILKTGGYFLVDHCKSE
- a CDS encoding MFS transporter; its protein translation is MTNYLTITALYRFICGGLILIINWELANPESTSELAIATILSFVPAIFTPFLIKLFFKNYSGDSLTKLSFLILFYIVIVITICYQNALQLIILNFALWIVFFLLETSLEFWFSQLVEKKSELFINQYSSLSMTINQVALMIGPLFASVIIKFIALRWIFLMYALIYLLLYFVIRKQNKGNKLLSKGDEVHNKESVKFTHYFISMLMWPILGTINFMLPTFTNFKRGEVHEVALLDCALGLGMALIGMILSKWLSNNWLHLFFIVSISTTVLWYLAEDAFVVKLLLMLLFGFTFGGARIIFRKTIVTAYTSHTVKRIYSLGNALGLPVLALCIYLSILNLNFVWLPSFILLIVLMLLLKIDHHERTTTNEKLFN
- a CDS encoding restriction endonuclease subunit S, giving the protein MDVRDGTHESPKPSKDGYLLVTSKNLKNSKLDLSESYFISKEDYESINQRSKVEIGDILFGMIGTIGNPILLEECDFAIKNVALLKTNDLLEKYYILNFLKSSNISKQFYRMNAGGTQKFIALSTIRDLNIDMPSSEEAIKIGNFFNKVDNLIENQSNKLELLKKRKQGFLQKMFI
- a CDS encoding P-loop NTPase fold protein, whose protein sequence is MITIREDFEIENSNEDRLGLGKDADTFINKYIESNYKGSVLLSGKWGIGKTSYLRQIEEKTNKDKKFVWLDYWDKNNQTKFYTYLYSKLKPNMYAWHKFNPLLWVIILSAVQFLLVLVQFVISMFKDMQHLPDNNMIIMGLITWFILFVVSGTLTFAKDNYSEENKYKKKLVKYLKKHDVILVFDDFDRIDNEAKDDLFHHLSEVNLFKKSLIIVVGEHNKLIEGTDNVFTQKILNNVEHMPLKTKSISIWGYYVEKEIEELIDTSNKTRSDDFLFSDIREQFVADHRTFREAKQLLNSFEFEYVEIREKKINPSQALAINYIYQFYNQVYEIINNNLDVIYGDDMRLEGSYDHGKIRGNIENILMENNVELPKAIINFIYNVFHNNNGTGFYYPSISERLNYTQYQLGHFETSSVSIETLNNYLQANLNDSSAILAKLTEKDFERLYILIINRIRNKNSDEQEYLSLLNKLIYYKFHGKYGDKNLIFSISYIDSLIYKVKNELSLIHGFVANCQYKEVVLRNNKIDISQKLQLLAVFIPNNSDKEKQEQINLVKKIIQDISWENLISMSKPILVYQFYTVYYKELKNYTDIENELYRVLELEDIKFFKFIYERLVNHITTTSSCKKVEYTKELRVNDVCFNEKFKEAFLNKIDQLDDEKQNIIKDILIK